From a single Hymenobacter sp. YIM 151500-1 genomic region:
- a CDS encoding pseudouridine synthase: MRYILLNKPYEVLTQFTDETGRQTLKDFVDVPNIYPVGRLDYDSEGLVLLTDDKQLQHRLSEPRFKVPKTYWVQVEGVPTPEVLEQLRRGVDLKTGFTSPAEVELLPEAPALWERSKPVRFRATIPTSWVQIRISQGMNRQVRKMTAAVGFPTLRLVRVGIANLRVEGLEPGQWRELTPAEVQALRDDMAAQTAAAGTFKPASKSAEFWPGGVRPGTKPTAPKATDPAGKAPATGKAIRSTGDPSRAKGKPAHNSNRGSTGRKSGSDRHPSGGRNGGRR, from the coding sequence ATGCGCTACATCCTGCTCAATAAGCCCTACGAAGTTCTGACCCAGTTCACCGACGAAACCGGCCGGCAGACGCTCAAGGACTTCGTGGATGTGCCGAACATCTACCCCGTTGGCCGCCTCGACTACGACTCCGAAGGGCTGGTACTGCTCACCGACGACAAGCAGCTCCAGCACCGCTTGTCGGAGCCGCGCTTCAAGGTACCCAAAACTTACTGGGTGCAGGTGGAAGGCGTGCCCACGCCCGAGGTCCTGGAACAGCTGCGCCGGGGCGTGGACCTGAAAACCGGCTTCACTAGTCCGGCCGAGGTGGAGCTGCTGCCCGAAGCCCCGGCTTTGTGGGAACGAAGCAAGCCGGTGCGCTTCCGGGCTACTATCCCCACCTCGTGGGTGCAGATTCGGATTTCGCAGGGCATGAACCGGCAGGTGCGCAAGATGACGGCCGCCGTGGGCTTCCCTACCCTGCGCCTGGTGCGCGTGGGCATTGCCAATTTGCGCGTGGAAGGCCTGGAACCAGGCCAGTGGCGGGAGCTAACCCCAGCCGAAGTACAAGCTCTGCGTGACGACATGGCCGCCCAGACCGCCGCGGCCGGCACCTTCAAGCCGGCCAGCAAATCGGCGGAGTTTTGGCCCGGTGGCGTGCGGCCCGGTACCAAACCGACTGCCCCCAAAGCCACTGATCCGGCGGGCAAGGCTCCCGCTACCGGTAAAGCCATCCGCTCCACCGGCGACCCATCCCGCGCCAAGGGCAAGCCCGCCCACAACTCCAACCGCGGCAGCACCGGCCGCAAGTCCGGCTCCGACCGCCACCCCAGCGGCGGCCGTAACGGTGGGCGACGGTAG
- a CDS encoding alpha/beta hydrolase, with protein MKPIYKRLALLLGLLLVAVNTVAFLHAWRFTHFSAEATARTGRPEQLTLPQKLWVLLTGVTIPKPRNHAAPGFPYATVHLPSPNGRLEAWYGPVPHPRGTVALFHGYTSSKSKLLTEANYFRRLGYAVLLTDFAGNGGSQGSACTVGHHEAADVATVVRWLQRRPGPVIVYANSMGAVATLRAEAELGVRPAANILECPYGSMLQTAQSRFRSMRVPPFPLANLLVFWGGLQHGFWASDLDATRYAARITTPTLLLWGAADPRVTRSETDAIYAALRGPKWRQDFPRSGHEPYWWKHNVLWKQTVAQWCDELPPASSYLYR; from the coding sequence GTGAAACCCATCTACAAACGACTGGCCCTCCTGCTCGGGCTGCTGCTCGTGGCTGTCAACACAGTGGCGTTTCTGCACGCTTGGCGCTTCACCCATTTTTCCGCGGAGGCCACTGCCCGTACGGGCCGCCCCGAGCAGCTCACGCTGCCGCAGAAGCTGTGGGTGCTGCTCACGGGCGTCACCATTCCCAAGCCCCGCAACCACGCCGCTCCCGGCTTTCCGTACGCCACCGTGCACCTGCCGAGCCCTAACGGCCGGCTGGAGGCCTGGTACGGCCCGGTGCCGCACCCGCGGGGCACGGTGGCGTTGTTTCACGGCTACACCAGCTCCAAAAGCAAGCTGCTGACCGAAGCCAACTACTTCCGCCGCCTCGGTTACGCCGTGCTGCTCACCGATTTTGCCGGCAACGGCGGCTCCCAGGGCTCGGCGTGCACCGTCGGCCACCACGAAGCCGCCGACGTAGCCACGGTGGTGCGCTGGCTCCAGCGGCGTCCGGGACCAGTCATCGTGTACGCCAACTCCATGGGTGCCGTAGCCACGCTGCGAGCCGAGGCTGAACTGGGCGTGCGGCCCGCGGCCAACATCCTCGAATGCCCCTACGGCTCCATGCTCCAGACGGCCCAGAGCCGCTTCCGGTCTATGCGCGTGCCCCCGTTTCCGCTGGCCAACCTGCTGGTATTTTGGGGCGGACTACAGCACGGCTTCTGGGCCTCCGACTTGGATGCCACCCGCTACGCCGCCCGCATCACCACACCTACCTTACTGCTGTGGGGCGCCGCCGACCCGCGCGTAACCCGCTCCGAAACCGATGCCATCTACGCCGCCCTGCGTGGCCCCAAGTGGCGCCAGGATTTCCCACGCTCCGGCCACGAGCCGTACTGGTGGAAGCACAACGTGTTGTGGAAGCAGACAGTGGCCCAGTGGTGCGACGAGTTGCCGCCGGCTTCGTCGTACCTATATCGATGA
- the dnaK gene encoding molecular chaperone DnaK, whose amino-acid sequence MGKIIGIDLGTTNSCVAVMEGNEPVVIPNSEGRRTTPSIVAFLDNGKGERKVGDPAKRQAITNPKNTIQSIKRFMGRRFDEVTEETKHVSYELVRGSNSTVAVQIGDRQYTPQEISAMVLQKMKQTAEDYLGQPVTEAVITVPAYFNDAQRQATKEAGAIAGLDVKRIINEPTAAALAYGLDKKHKDQKIAVYDLGGGTFDISILELGDGVFEVLSTNGDTHLGGDDFDQVIINFLADQFASENEGLDLRKDAMALQRLKEAAEKAKIELSSSNETEINLPYITATASGPKHLVVKLSRAKFEQLADNLVRRSMEPCRKALQDAGLSASDIDEVILVGGSTRIPRIQEEVEKFFGKKPSKGVNPDEVVAVGAAIQGGVLTGEVKDVLLLDVTPLSLGIETMGGVMTKLIESNTTIPTKKSETFSTASDNQPSVEIHVLQGERPLASQNRTIGRFHLDAIPPAPRGVPQIEVTFDIDANGILHVTAKDKGTGKEQKIRIEASSGLSDADIERMRQEAQANAEADKVEKERIEKVNQADSMIFQTEKQLKEYGDKLSAGNKTAVENALADLKKAHESKDLGAIDSAMTAINAAWQAASTEMYNATQGAGQPGADGAGNPFGGGQPNGNGQQTQSADNVTDVDYEEVGK is encoded by the coding sequence ATGGGAAAGATAATTGGTATTGACCTTGGCACCACCAACTCGTGCGTGGCCGTGATGGAAGGCAACGAGCCGGTGGTGATTCCGAACAGCGAAGGCCGCCGCACTACCCCTTCTATCGTGGCGTTCCTCGACAACGGTAAAGGCGAGCGGAAAGTCGGTGACCCGGCCAAACGGCAAGCCATTACCAACCCGAAGAATACGATTCAGTCGATTAAGCGCTTCATGGGCCGCCGCTTCGACGAAGTAACTGAGGAAACCAAGCACGTATCCTACGAGTTGGTGCGCGGCTCCAACAGCACGGTGGCCGTGCAAATCGGTGACCGGCAGTATACGCCCCAGGAGATTTCGGCCATGGTGCTGCAAAAGATGAAGCAGACCGCCGAAGACTACCTCGGCCAGCCCGTAACCGAAGCCGTTATTACGGTACCGGCATACTTCAACGACGCCCAGCGCCAGGCTACCAAAGAAGCTGGCGCCATTGCTGGCCTCGACGTGAAGCGCATCATCAACGAGCCCACGGCCGCTGCCCTGGCCTACGGCCTCGACAAAAAGCATAAAGACCAAAAGATTGCCGTGTACGACCTCGGCGGTGGTACCTTCGACATCTCCATCCTCGAGCTGGGTGATGGCGTGTTTGAGGTGCTGAGCACCAACGGTGACACCCACCTTGGCGGCGACGACTTCGACCAGGTTATCATCAACTTCCTGGCCGACCAGTTTGCTTCCGAAAACGAAGGCCTCGACCTGCGCAAAGACGCCATGGCCTTGCAGCGCCTGAAGGAAGCCGCTGAGAAGGCCAAGATTGAGCTGTCCAGCTCCAACGAAACCGAAATCAACCTGCCCTACATCACGGCTACGGCCTCGGGCCCCAAGCACTTGGTGGTGAAGCTAAGCCGGGCTAAGTTCGAGCAGCTGGCCGACAATCTTGTGCGCCGCTCGATGGAGCCCTGCCGCAAGGCCCTGCAAGACGCCGGTCTATCGGCCTCCGACATCGACGAGGTAATCCTCGTGGGTGGCTCGACGCGCATTCCGCGCATTCAGGAAGAGGTAGAGAAGTTCTTCGGTAAGAAGCCCAGCAAGGGTGTGAACCCCGACGAGGTGGTAGCCGTGGGCGCCGCCATCCAGGGTGGCGTGCTGACGGGTGAGGTGAAAGACGTGCTCCTGCTCGACGTAACCCCGCTGAGCCTGGGTATCGAAACGATGGGCGGCGTGATGACCAAGCTCATCGAGTCGAACACCACCATTCCCACCAAGAAGTCCGAGACTTTCTCGACGGCTTCCGACAACCAGCCCAGTGTAGAGATTCACGTGTTGCAGGGCGAGCGTCCGTTGGCGTCGCAGAACCGCACCATCGGCCGCTTCCACCTCGACGCCATTCCGCCGGCACCCCGTGGCGTACCGCAGATTGAAGTGACCTTCGACATCGACGCTAACGGTATTCTGCACGTGACGGCCAAAGACAAAGGCACCGGCAAAGAGCAGAAAATCCGCATCGAAGCCAGCAGCGGCCTCTCCGACGCCGACATTGAGCGGATGCGCCAGGAAGCCCAGGCCAACGCCGAAGCCGACAAGGTGGAAAAGGAGCGCATTGAGAAGGTAAACCAGGCCGACTCGATGATCTTCCAGACTGAGAAGCAGCTGAAAGAGTATGGCGACAAGCTGAGCGCCGGCAACAAAACCGCCGTGGAAAATGCCCTGGCCGACCTCAAGAAGGCCCACGAAAGCAAAGACCTTGGCGCCATCGACTCGGCCATGACTGCCATCAACGCCGCGTGGCAGGCAGCCTCCACGGAGATGTACAACGCCACCCAAGGCGCCGGCCAGCCCGGCGCCGACGGAGCCGGCAACCCCTTCGGCGGTGGCCAGCCCAACGGCAATGGCCAGCAAACCCAAAGCGCCGACAACGTAACCGACGTGGACTACGAAGAAGTAGGCAAGTAA
- a CDS encoding phage holin family protein, producing the protein METSYTDANRVTTTTTATTAATPAVMPALRRISWGAVFAGAVLALVLQLALSLLGLGIGLGTIDPLEEQNPMAGIGIGAAIWWVVSMLISLYIGGSVAGRLAGMPRRTDGLLHGLLTWSLVTLLTFYLLSTAVGRIIGGVSGVAGRALGAAGRGIAAVAPEAADAVKSELQERGIDLNDLKREARTILRQTGKAELQPENLERQAQAAGNAAKSEAQQSAVNPQAADDNFDDVIDQLFSRGENVVNAADRDAAVNVVMQRTGKSRAEAEQIVSNWQQTYEQARVKWQQTKQQVSAQARQTGDAAAEGLSKAALLAALGLGLGAAAAAFGGRQAVPHDAAVPAVGTVA; encoded by the coding sequence ATGGAAACTTCTTATACCGACGCCAACCGAGTTACCACTACCACTACGGCGACGACGGCGGCCACGCCAGCCGTCATGCCCGCGCTCCGACGGATTTCCTGGGGCGCCGTTTTTGCGGGGGCTGTGCTGGCCCTCGTGCTGCAACTGGCGTTGAGCTTGCTGGGCCTGGGCATTGGTTTGGGCACCATTGACCCCTTGGAAGAGCAAAACCCCATGGCCGGCATTGGCATTGGGGCAGCTATCTGGTGGGTGGTGAGCATGCTGATTTCGCTTTACATCGGCGGCTCGGTGGCGGGCCGCCTGGCCGGGATGCCGCGCCGCACCGACGGGCTGCTTCACGGCCTGCTCACTTGGTCGCTGGTGACGCTGCTTACGTTTTACTTGCTGAGCACGGCCGTGGGCCGCATCATTGGGGGCGTAAGTGGCGTGGCTGGCCGGGCCCTGGGCGCTGCCGGCCGCGGCATAGCCGCCGTAGCTCCCGAAGCTGCCGACGCCGTTAAAAGCGAGCTGCAAGAGCGCGGCATCGACCTGAATGACCTGAAGCGCGAAGCCCGCACGATTTTGCGCCAAACTGGCAAGGCTGAGTTGCAGCCCGAAAACCTGGAGCGCCAGGCCCAGGCTGCCGGCAACGCTGCCAAGTCGGAGGCGCAGCAATCAGCAGTTAATCCACAGGCTGCCGACGACAACTTCGACGATGTAATCGACCAGCTGTTCAGCCGCGGTGAAAACGTGGTAAACGCCGCTGACCGCGACGCCGCGGTAAACGTGGTGATGCAGCGCACCGGCAAGAGCCGCGCCGAGGCGGAGCAGATTGTTTCAAACTGGCAGCAAACGTACGAGCAGGCCCGCGTAAAGTGGCAGCAAACCAAGCAGCAGGTTTCGGCCCAGGCCCGCCAAACGGGTGATGCCGCAGCCGAAGGCTTGTCGAAAGCCGCTCTGCTGGCTGCGCTGGGCTTAGGCCTCGGGGCTGCCGCCGCGGCCTTCGGGGGCCGGCAGGCCGTCCCGCACGATGCAGCCGTACCAGCTGTCGGCACTGTGGCCTAA